In Blastocatellia bacterium, one DNA window encodes the following:
- a CDS encoding response regulator transcription factor: MPEPDAIVFVVDDDESVRESLESLIRSAGLKVQTFASAQQFLASPRADVPSCLVLDVQLPGLSGLDFQQQLAASGLEIPIVFITGHGDIPMSVRAMKAGAVDFLPKPFSDQALLNAIEQALERDRVARQQRAERMELRRRYETLTPREREVMAKVVAGRLNKQIAVELGISEITVKVHRAQVMKKMRATSLAELVRMSEKLGIARTQAELHVL; this comes from the coding sequence ATGCCGGAGCCAGATGCAATTGTGTTTGTCGTGGACGACGACGAATCTGTCCGTGAGTCGTTGGAAAGTCTAATTCGGTCGGCGGGCCTTAAAGTCCAGACGTTTGCCTCGGCACAACAATTCTTGGCGAGCCCGCGAGCTGACGTCCCGAGCTGCTTGGTGCTGGATGTGCAACTACCTGGGCTCAGTGGACTCGATTTTCAGCAGCAGCTGGCGGCGAGCGGCCTCGAGATTCCCATTGTTTTTATCACTGGGCATGGTGACATTCCGATGTCGGTGCGAGCCATGAAAGCCGGAGCCGTTGATTTTCTTCCCAAACCGTTCTCTGACCAGGCCCTTTTGAACGCAATTGAGCAGGCACTGGAACGCGACCGGGTCGCGCGGCAGCAGCGCGCGGAAAGGATGGAGTTGCGCCGCCGATATGAAACCCTGACGCCGCGCGAGCGAGAAGTGATGGCTAAAGTCGTGGCAGGGCGGCTTAACAAACAAATCGCCGTGGAACTCGGCATTAGCGAGATCACCGTCAAAGTCCATCGCGCTCAGGTGATGAAAAAGATGCGAGCGACATCGTTGGCGGAATTGGTCAGGATGTCGGAGAAGTTGGGGATCGCTCGCACACAAGCGGAACTCCACGTACTCTGA
- a CDS encoding molecular chaperone TorD family protein translates to MKSPDKFLETEGRREDVYRLLSACYCVPGPELREPDLLDGLIASLKVVCGEAVGFAEQMKAALSQYTETDLLVDYSKLFIGPFKLLAPPYGSVYLDPDRRLMGDSTLDVIKRYQRAGVRFDPTQKDLPDHIAVELEFMSYLIWREREAYQNANFEALRQRLDDQQAFLHQHLSAWVPDFARAIKSGTNNLFYSSLADVTTTFIESDLKHVEELREKLARGTGPFAQSEAPETMDREDD, encoded by the coding sequence ATGAAATCACCCGACAAGTTTCTAGAAACGGAAGGTCGCCGGGAAGATGTCTACAGGCTGCTTTCGGCTTGTTATTGCGTGCCAGGGCCTGAACTGCGGGAACCCGATCTGCTGGACGGTTTGATCGCCTCGCTGAAGGTAGTGTGCGGTGAGGCCGTCGGTTTCGCCGAGCAGATGAAAGCTGCTTTATCTCAATACACCGAGACGGACCTGCTCGTGGATTACTCAAAACTCTTCATCGGTCCGTTCAAGCTGCTGGCTCCGCCCTATGGCTCTGTGTATCTCGATCCCGATCGGAGGCTCATGGGCGATTCCACCCTCGACGTGATTAAGCGGTATCAACGAGCGGGCGTGAGATTCGATCCTACGCAAAAAGATCTGCCGGATCATATCGCTGTGGAGCTTGAGTTCATGAGCTATCTAATCTGGAGGGAGCGAGAAGCCTACCAAAATGCTAATTTCGAGGCGCTTCGGCAGCGACTCGACGATCAGCAAGCGTTCTTGCACCAACATCTGAGCGCTTGGGTTCCCGATTTCGCTCGAGCCATTAAGAGCGGAACGAACAATCTCTTCTACAGTAGCTTGGCCGACGTCACGACCACATTCATTGAGAGCGATCTCAAACATGTCGAAGAGTTGAGGGAAAAGTTGGCCCGCGGAACAGGTCCCTTTGCGCAAAGCGAAGCGCCCGAGACGATGGATCGGGAGGACGATTGA
- a CDS encoding F0F1 ATP synthase subunit epsilon, producing MKGKIKLEVVTPERLVLEEWVDEVTVPGLGGELGILPEHTYLLSLLQTGIVSYRIGNERHLLAVRGGYVEVLPDKVTVLADTAERPEEIDIERARRSRERALREMRQSTSEIEFLRAQARLQRALVRLRVAGKGLEEE from the coding sequence ATGAAGGGAAAGATCAAACTGGAGGTCGTAACGCCCGAACGCCTGGTGCTCGAAGAATGGGTGGATGAGGTCACGGTTCCCGGCCTCGGCGGAGAATTGGGCATTCTTCCCGAGCACACGTATCTGCTGAGCTTGCTGCAGACGGGGATCGTGAGCTACCGGATTGGCAACGAACGGCATCTGCTCGCCGTGCGCGGAGGATATGTGGAAGTGCTTCCTGATAAGGTGACCGTCCTGGCAGATACGGCGGAGCGTCCCGAAGAGATCGACATCGAGCGCGCGCGCCGTTCGCGCGAGCGCGCTTTGCGCGAGATGCGACAAAGCACGAGCGAGATCGAATTCCTGCGCGCTCAGGCTCGCCTACAACGGGCGCTCGTGCGCCTGCGCGTCGCCGGGAAGGGCCTCGAAGAGGAATGA
- a CDS encoding VWA domain-containing protein, with protein MSWWKRLVSAFAVLLVLGNGSIFSQRPSPTVTPLQEEVRLGTIGVNLPVAVYDKDGRLVTDLTIEDFEVREDGVPQRILSFSKENELPLSVALVMDTSNSVRPKLKFEKEATIAFLDGIIRPKKDRALFVTFGSVIELHQDFTDDVEDLKAAIQAVKAGGATPLYDALYRVIEEKMTTASGRRVLVLISDGEDNASERTLEEVIELAQRNEVVIYAIGTAHAGGFGVTMGMVDAPGMKELRRIAEETGGRAFFPQKVLDLERNFSDISAELRSQYYLFYVSSNQERDGRFRKIEVRIPGRKDLRARTKRGYKAPQAS; from the coding sequence ATGAGCTGGTGGAAGCGATTGGTCAGCGCATTCGCCGTTCTCCTCGTTCTCGGCAATGGGAGTATTTTCTCTCAGCGCCCATCGCCCACGGTCACTCCGCTTCAGGAAGAAGTGCGGTTGGGCACAATCGGCGTCAACCTACCGGTCGCTGTCTACGATAAGGATGGCCGACTGGTGACAGACCTCACGATCGAGGATTTCGAAGTGCGCGAGGATGGCGTCCCACAGCGCATCCTCTCCTTCTCGAAGGAGAACGAGTTGCCGCTCAGCGTCGCTCTCGTCATGGACACGAGCAATAGCGTCCGTCCGAAGTTGAAGTTCGAGAAGGAAGCGACGATCGCGTTCCTCGATGGCATCATCCGTCCGAAGAAGGATCGCGCGCTCTTTGTCACCTTTGGGTCGGTGATTGAGCTGCATCAGGATTTCACCGACGATGTGGAGGATTTGAAAGCGGCGATCCAAGCGGTGAAGGCGGGTGGGGCGACGCCGCTCTACGATGCCCTCTATCGCGTGATCGAAGAGAAGATGACGACGGCGTCGGGACGTCGGGTCCTCGTCCTCATCTCCGATGGAGAGGATAATGCGAGCGAGCGCACGTTGGAGGAAGTCATCGAGTTGGCGCAACGCAATGAGGTCGTCATCTATGCCATCGGAACGGCACATGCCGGCGGCTTCGGCGTGACCATGGGCATGGTGGATGCCCCGGGAATGAAAGAGTTGCGGCGCATCGCTGAGGAGACGGGAGGACGCGCGTTCTTCCCTCAGAAAGTGCTCGATCTCGAACGCAATTTCTCCGACATCAGCGCGGAGTTGCGCAGCCAGTACTATCTCTTCTACGTCTCCAGCAACCAAGAGCGCGACGGACGATTCCGCAAGATCGAAGTGCGCATCCCCGGCCGCAAGGATCTGCGTGCGCGCACCAAGCGGGGATATAAGGCGCCGCAAGCTTCGTGA
- the atpD gene encoding F0F1 ATP synthase subunit beta produces the protein MSQEANGMKVGRVVQVIGTVVDVQFEDHLPPIYNALRITSEGFDVPEPIDIIVEVEQHLGEGRVRCVSMKPTEGLVRGMKAYDTGKPIMMPVGPATLGRVLNVVGEPVDKLGPIVTDKYYPIHRPAPSFEEQSTELQMFETGIKVIDLIQPFLRGGKIGFFGGAGVGKTVLIMELIHNVAMHHGGVSVFCGAGERTREGNDLWLEMKESGVLSKAVLVYGQMTEPPGARLRVALSALSVAEYFRDEEGQDLLLFIDNIFRFTQAGSEVSALLGRMPSAVGYQPNLATELGELQERITSTKRGSITSVQAIYVPADDITDPAPATTFAHLDAATVLSRQIFELGIYPAVDPLASTSRILDPRVVGEEHYRTAQQVKAILQRYKELQDIIAILGIDELSEEDKLIVARARKIQRFLSQPFFVAEQFTGLKGKYVKVEDTVRGFKEIVEGKHDDLPEQAFYMVGTIEEAIEKAERIRRAAA, from the coding sequence ATGAGCCAAGAAGCGAATGGGATGAAGGTTGGCCGCGTCGTGCAGGTCATCGGCACCGTCGTAGATGTGCAATTTGAGGACCATCTTCCCCCGATCTACAACGCCCTTCGGATCACGAGCGAAGGCTTCGACGTGCCCGAGCCGATCGACATCATCGTCGAAGTCGAACAACACCTGGGGGAAGGGCGTGTGAGGTGCGTTTCGATGAAGCCGACCGAAGGGCTTGTGCGCGGGATGAAAGCGTATGATACGGGCAAACCGATCATGATGCCCGTCGGGCCGGCCACCCTCGGTCGCGTTCTCAACGTCGTGGGAGAGCCGGTGGATAAGCTCGGCCCTATTGTCACGGACAAGTACTACCCCATTCATCGTCCGGCGCCGAGTTTCGAGGAGCAATCCACCGAGCTGCAGATGTTCGAGACGGGGATCAAGGTCATTGATCTCATCCAGCCCTTCCTGCGTGGGGGGAAGATCGGTTTCTTCGGAGGCGCGGGCGTCGGCAAGACCGTGCTCATCATGGAACTGATCCATAACGTGGCCATGCATCATGGGGGCGTCTCGGTCTTCTGCGGGGCGGGCGAGCGCACGCGCGAAGGGAACGATCTCTGGTTGGAGATGAAGGAATCGGGCGTGCTCAGCAAGGCCGTGCTCGTCTACGGACAGATGACCGAACCTCCGGGCGCGCGTTTGCGCGTCGCTCTGTCGGCGCTCTCCGTCGCGGAATACTTCCGCGATGAAGAGGGACAAGACTTGCTCTTGTTCATTGACAACATCTTTCGCTTCACGCAGGCGGGATCGGAGGTCTCGGCGCTCTTGGGTCGAATGCCCTCGGCCGTCGGATATCAGCCGAACTTGGCGACGGAACTGGGCGAGCTGCAAGAGCGCATCACTTCGACGAAGAGAGGCTCGATCACCTCGGTTCAAGCCATTTACGTTCCGGCCGACGACATCACGGATCCGGCTCCAGCCACGACCTTCGCGCACCTGGATGCCGCGACCGTTCTCTCGCGTCAGATCTTTGAGCTGGGCATCTATCCGGCGGTGGATCCACTGGCCTCCACCTCTCGCATCCTCGACCCGCGCGTCGTCGGCGAAGAACACTATCGCACGGCGCAGCAAGTGAAGGCGATCCTGCAACGGTATAAGGAACTGCAAGACATCATCGCCATCCTCGGCATTGACGAGTTGTCGGAGGAAGATAAGCTCATCGTCGCGCGCGCGCGAAAGATCCAACGGTTCCTCTCCCAACCGTTCTTCGTCGCCGAGCAATTCACGGGCTTGAAGGGGAAATACGTGAAGGTCGAGGACACAGTTCGCGGATTCAAAGAGATCGTCGAGGGCAAGCATGACGATCTCCCCGAGCAGGCCTTCTACATGGTCGGCACGATCGAAGAGGCCATCGAGAAGGCTGAGCGAATTCGCCGCGCTGCAGCCTAG
- a CDS encoding efflux RND transporter periplasmic adaptor subunit, whose amino-acid sequence MKRTDSSPSASAPGSSSGLVIIPADSPKLAQIRVEAVKLADLPVNEVVAPGKVEVNPNRVSRLPLPVPGRISEVLIKLGDAVSAGQPLLTIESPEVDAAQSAYVQAEAALTQAKAALVKAQADYDRVRDLYEHDAVAKKDVLNAESALIQAKAAVEQAKAAKEQALRRLKLLGVTPGDFRQPLVVRAPLSGKVLEINVVAGEYRNDTTAPVLTIADLRTVWVAANVPENSIRLIQIGKQVEITLDAYPGEVFHGRVARLGDTLDPQTRTVKVFVELENAQGRFRPEMFARLRYWESVQQMPVLPVGAVLQDDGQSVIFVEQSQGRFERREVVIGTRVGAMIAIVRGVSPGERVVVDGTVLLRNP is encoded by the coding sequence ATGAAGCGGACCGATTCCTCACCCTCGGCCTCTGCGCCTGGTTCGTCATCGGGATTAGTCATCATCCCGGCTGACTCTCCCAAGTTGGCGCAGATTCGGGTGGAGGCGGTCAAGCTGGCCGATCTGCCGGTCAACGAAGTCGTGGCTCCTGGCAAAGTCGAGGTCAATCCCAATCGGGTCTCTCGCCTTCCGTTGCCCGTGCCGGGTCGCATTTCGGAGGTGTTGATCAAGCTTGGGGACGCCGTCTCAGCCGGCCAACCGCTCCTCACTATTGAAAGCCCCGAAGTGGACGCTGCGCAATCGGCCTATGTGCAAGCTGAGGCGGCGCTGACGCAGGCCAAGGCCGCACTGGTGAAAGCGCAAGCTGATTATGATCGCGTGAGAGACCTTTACGAGCATGATGCAGTCGCCAAAAAAGATGTACTCAATGCGGAAAGCGCGCTCATCCAAGCCAAAGCCGCTGTCGAGCAGGCCAAGGCCGCAAAGGAGCAGGCGCTGCGCCGACTCAAGCTCCTCGGTGTGACGCCTGGCGACTTCAGACAGCCCCTCGTTGTACGTGCACCGCTCTCGGGTAAGGTGCTCGAGATTAATGTCGTAGCCGGCGAATATCGCAACGATACCACGGCGCCGGTCCTGACCATTGCCGACTTGAGGACCGTTTGGGTGGCTGCCAATGTGCCAGAAAATTCGATTCGCTTGATCCAGATTGGCAAGCAGGTGGAGATCACCTTGGACGCATACCCCGGAGAGGTCTTTCACGGGCGCGTTGCGCGCCTGGGTGACACGCTCGATCCGCAAACCCGCACTGTGAAAGTGTTCGTCGAGTTGGAGAATGCGCAAGGTCGGTTCCGACCCGAAATGTTTGCCCGCCTCCGTTATTGGGAATCAGTGCAACAGATGCCGGTGCTGCCGGTCGGTGCCGTCCTGCAAGACGACGGACAGAGTGTGATCTTCGTGGAGCAAAGTCAGGGCCGGTTTGAGCGAAGAGAGGTAGTCATCGGAACTCGCGTCGGAGCCATGATCGCAATTGTACGTGGTGTGTCCCCCGGGGAGCGCGTGGTAGTGGACGGCACCGTGTTGCTGAGGAATCCATGA
- the kdsB gene encoding 3-deoxy-manno-octulosonate cytidylyltransferase produces the protein MSPIFPDVARERIVVIIPARYASQRLPGKPLLEIGGRPMILHVYERARCVPGVERVLVATDDERIADVVQRAGGEALLTSARHRSGTERVAEAAAHLEAEIIVNVQGDEPLIKPEVIAAALNPVLADPHILMATTSEPVESIEEVLNPNVVKVVTDREGFALYFSRQPIPWPREAVRRTGSLEAALRADSSLLGLYRRHTGLYVYRRELLQHLAAWPPTPLEEAEQLEQLRALEHGVRIKVVPVTERSMGVDTPEDLERVRALLATR, from the coding sequence ATGTCCCCTATCTTCCCCGACGTGGCACGCGAGCGGATCGTCGTCATCATTCCGGCGCGGTACGCCTCGCAGCGGCTGCCCGGGAAACCGCTTCTGGAGATCGGCGGGCGCCCGATGATCTTGCACGTATACGAACGGGCGCGGTGCGTCCCTGGCGTCGAACGCGTTCTCGTGGCGACCGACGACGAGCGGATCGCTGACGTTGTGCAACGAGCCGGAGGAGAAGCGCTTCTGACTTCTGCTCGCCATCGAAGTGGGACCGAACGCGTGGCCGAAGCCGCTGCCCATCTGGAGGCGGAGATCATCGTCAATGTCCAAGGGGATGAACCGCTCATCAAGCCTGAGGTGATCGCGGCGGCTCTCAATCCCGTGCTCGCCGATCCCCATATCTTGATGGCGACGACCAGCGAGCCTGTGGAGAGCATCGAAGAAGTCCTGAACCCGAACGTCGTGAAGGTCGTCACCGATCGCGAGGGATTCGCCCTCTATTTCTCCCGACAGCCAATTCCATGGCCGCGCGAGGCCGTTCGACGAACGGGTTCGCTTGAAGCCGCGCTTCGTGCCGATTCCTCGCTACTTGGGCTTTATCGCCGACACACGGGGTTGTACGTCTATCGGCGCGAGCTCCTGCAACACCTAGCGGCTTGGCCCCCAACGCCTCTCGAAGAAGCTGAACAACTGGAGCAGCTCCGCGCTTTGGAACATGGCGTTCGAATCAAAGTCGTGCCCGTCACAGAGCGCTCTATGGGCGTGGATACGCCAGAGGACTTAGAACGCGTGCGCGCCTTGCTCGCAACACGGTGA
- a CDS encoding TolC family protein: protein MQEAIENNLSLLAERYNLSIAEAKMITARLRPNPVVSMGGDHLDWLGTGFNEQNGAGPPEYFIRTDFLIERGGKRRSRIEVAEQAREVARWQLLNATRTIVLEVQMAFVDVLLAKSNLALAEENLRLFNQIVQVNAARVNAGDLAPVELTRTRLAALQLQNAVMQAQSRLRLARQRLQGLMGRTVLSETFDVIGELRRDLVPVSLEVIEQQALNLRPDLQALKREQARALAEVRLQLAYGKADYSFGIEVRRQQGIAGKGNSIGVFFSLPLPIFNRNQGEIERARQELAQIEARLRALEADIRNEVRSAFQQCETARSLLTTIEADMLQQARQVLRTMEYSYRRGEASFVELLDAQRAFNDTMQSYNEARAEYARCLYLIDSISGKGLNQ, encoded by the coding sequence GTGCAGGAGGCCATTGAAAATAACCTTAGTTTGCTCGCTGAACGCTACAACTTGAGTATCGCTGAGGCAAAGATGATCACCGCCCGGCTGCGCCCCAATCCGGTCGTTAGCATGGGCGGCGATCATCTCGACTGGTTGGGCACAGGATTTAACGAGCAGAATGGTGCGGGGCCTCCCGAATACTTCATCCGCACGGATTTCTTGATTGAGCGTGGCGGCAAGCGGCGGAGCCGCATTGAGGTGGCTGAACAGGCGCGGGAAGTTGCTCGCTGGCAACTTCTCAACGCGACGCGCACGATTGTGCTAGAGGTACAGATGGCCTTTGTTGACGTGCTGCTAGCTAAATCCAATCTGGCGCTGGCCGAGGAGAACCTGAGATTATTCAACCAGATCGTGCAAGTCAATGCGGCACGAGTGAACGCCGGTGATCTGGCGCCGGTCGAACTGACGCGGACGAGGCTCGCGGCACTGCAACTCCAGAATGCTGTGATGCAGGCGCAGTCGCGGTTGCGTCTGGCGCGACAACGACTGCAGGGGCTCATGGGGCGCACCGTCCTGTCAGAGACATTCGACGTCATCGGCGAGCTGCGCCGTGATTTAGTGCCCGTTTCTCTGGAGGTGATTGAGCAGCAAGCGTTGAATCTGCGTCCTGATCTACAGGCGCTCAAGCGCGAGCAGGCGCGGGCACTCGCCGAAGTGCGGTTGCAACTGGCGTACGGCAAGGCGGATTATAGCTTCGGCATAGAGGTTCGACGGCAGCAGGGAATCGCGGGCAAGGGGAACTCGATCGGTGTCTTTTTCAGCCTCCCGCTCCCGATCTTCAATCGCAACCAGGGGGAGATCGAGCGCGCGCGCCAGGAACTAGCCCAGATCGAGGCGCGCCTACGGGCGCTGGAAGCAGACATTCGCAATGAAGTGCGCTCGGCCTTTCAGCAGTGTGAGACCGCACGGTCCTTGCTCACAACCATTGAGGCCGATATGCTCCAGCAAGCGCGTCAGGTGCTCCGGACGATGGAATATTCGTATCGGCGCGGCGAGGCCAGTTTCGTGGAATTATTGGACGCGCAGCGCGCCTTCAATGACACCATGCAAAGCTACAACGAGGCTCGCGCCGAGTATGCGCGATGTCTCTACTTGATTGACTCGATCTCTGGAAAGGGGCTGAATCAGTGA
- a CDS encoding ATP-binding protein yields the protein MKGIQPGRFRRSAIHWLFGTMALAGLTFVCFRFQVNPTTVALLYLIVIVLVSLRSSFIPSAFVSIIAYLCLDSFFTAPLFRPAMNQPLDVIAPLAFLSTSFVITRLMSKVHKSFQEIQDLKDQLRLLIDTIPGLVWSSLPDGSVEFLNQRWLDYTGLSPEPGLDWVERVVHPDDRARFADEWGAALATGNPLETETRLRRADGEYRWLLVRAVPLRDKNGKVLKWYGIGTDIEDRKRAEEALRKSQSELAYVTRVMTMGALAASIAHEINQPLAAIVTNASACLRWLAADPPNLTEASEAARRIIRDGNRASEVIRGIRAFLRKSETVKTRLDINQLIQEVAHMTRSEAERIGATIRLELAADLPLVWGDRVQLQQVILNLVINGIESLAAVTERPRQVYISSGLYESDKVLVTVQDSGIGIPQEELEKIFDAFYTTKPQGLGMGLAISRSIVEDHGGRLWAVPNDGPGATFQFTLPKHE from the coding sequence ATGAAGGGAATTCAACCCGGTAGGTTCCGCCGCTCAGCGATCCACTGGTTGTTTGGCACCATGGCGCTGGCGGGGCTTACCTTTGTTTGTTTTCGCTTCCAGGTCAATCCCACAACAGTCGCCCTTCTTTACCTAATTGTCATCGTGCTGGTCTCCCTCCGGAGCAGCTTTATTCCCTCGGCCTTTGTTTCCATCATCGCCTATTTATGCCTGGACTCGTTCTTTACTGCGCCGTTATTTCGCCCGGCGATGAATCAGCCGTTGGATGTGATTGCGCCACTTGCGTTCTTGTCTACCTCCTTTGTCATCACCCGCCTGATGTCGAAAGTCCATAAATCCTTCCAGGAGATTCAGGATTTAAAGGACCAACTACGGCTTCTCATTGACACAATTCCCGGACTGGTCTGGAGCAGTTTGCCGGACGGCTCGGTAGAGTTCCTCAACCAACGATGGCTGGACTATACGGGTCTCTCCCCGGAGCCGGGGCTGGATTGGGTCGAGAGGGTTGTTCATCCCGACGATCGTGCCCGCTTTGCCGATGAGTGGGGGGCCGCCCTGGCAACGGGGAACCCGTTGGAGACGGAGACGCGCTTGCGGCGGGCCGATGGAGAATATCGCTGGCTGCTGGTTCGTGCTGTGCCGCTGCGTGACAAGAACGGGAAGGTTCTTAAATGGTATGGGATTGGCACCGACATCGAGGACCGAAAGCGGGCTGAAGAGGCCCTGCGAAAGTCGCAATCGGAGCTGGCTTACGTCACGCGGGTAATGACGATGGGCGCATTGGCTGCCTCTATTGCCCACGAGATCAACCAACCGCTCGCGGCCATCGTGACCAACGCCAGTGCCTGCCTGCGCTGGCTCGCGGCTGATCCACCCAATCTCACCGAGGCCAGCGAGGCCGCCCGACGCATCATCCGCGATGGGAATCGCGCCAGCGAGGTCATCAGGGGGATCCGAGCGTTTCTCCGCAAAAGTGAAACCGTGAAGACGCGGCTCGACATTAACCAGCTCATTCAAGAAGTGGCCCATATGACCCGAAGTGAGGCCGAGAGGATCGGCGCGACGATTCGCCTGGAATTGGCCGCTGATCTCCCGCTCGTGTGGGGAGATCGGGTGCAATTACAACAGGTCATCCTCAATCTCGTCATCAATGGGATCGAATCCCTGGCCGCAGTGACCGAGCGTCCGCGACAAGTATATATCTCCTCTGGTTTATACGAATCTGACAAAGTCCTCGTCACGGTGCAAGATTCCGGGATTGGGATCCCTCAAGAGGAGTTGGAAAAGATCTTTGATGCATTTTATACCACCAAGCCGCAGGGTCTGGGGATGGGGCTGGCGATCAGTCGCTCCATTGTCGAAGATCATGGTGGGCGGCTCTGGGCCGTCCCGAATGATGGTCCTGGTGCAACCTTTCAGTTTACTCTTCCGAAACACGAGTAG
- a CDS encoding VWA domain-containing protein translates to MSNRHLIPIPEKRKRRHLAIGFLLIGLGLPIYPLSFAWEGRNRENASRDLGDRVEQKLKRTDAEEPGEQVHLSARLVNVFFTATDRRHAIVTDLRREEVRVFEDGQEQEVFTFVRQTDLPLTIALLIDVSASQQYTLPEAKAAAAQFIRSLVRPGKDVVAIVIFRDEVFLIEDFTSTVSRLEAALNRVRYTPPTGHDPRFGGTSLYDAILLTSRELLAQQPGRRTILLLTDGEDTTSLYRLQDAIAEALRAEVTIYAIGIGDRYRFGINSGVLRRLTQETGGRAYFPKNTNDLARAFREIETELRSQYLVAYYPSNPNPDGRFRQIEIRVPTRKGLHIRHRRGYIL, encoded by the coding sequence ATGTCAAATCGCCATCTCATCCCCATCCCTGAAAAGCGAAAGCGACGCCATCTCGCGATCGGTTTTCTCCTGATCGGCCTCGGACTCCCGATCTATCCTTTGTCGTTCGCGTGGGAGGGGAGAAATCGGGAAAACGCCTCGCGCGATCTCGGCGATCGCGTCGAACAGAAGCTCAAGCGGACGGATGCCGAAGAACCTGGCGAACAGGTGCATTTGAGCGCTCGGCTGGTCAACGTCTTCTTCACGGCTACTGATCGGCGTCACGCCATCGTCACCGATCTTCGGCGCGAAGAGGTGCGCGTCTTCGAAGACGGCCAGGAGCAGGAGGTTTTCACCTTCGTCCGTCAAACGGATTTGCCCCTGACGATCGCGCTGCTCATTGATGTCAGCGCGAGTCAGCAATACACCTTGCCGGAAGCAAAAGCAGCAGCCGCACAGTTCATCCGCTCTCTCGTACGCCCGGGCAAGGACGTCGTCGCTATCGTCATCTTCCGCGATGAAGTGTTCCTCATTGAGGATTTCACCTCAACGGTCTCGCGGCTGGAGGCTGCCTTGAACCGCGTGCGCTATACGCCGCCAACGGGACATGATCCGCGCTTCGGCGGTACGTCGCTCTACGATGCCATCTTGCTCACCTCGCGTGAACTTTTGGCTCAGCAGCCGGGACGTCGTACGATCCTCCTCCTCACCGATGGCGAAGATACGACGAGCCTGTATCGGCTCCAAGACGCTATTGCGGAGGCATTGCGTGCGGAGGTGACCATCTATGCCATCGGCATCGGCGATCGGTATCGGTTCGGGATCAACAGCGGCGTGCTTCGGCGGTTGACGCAAGAGACGGGAGGACGCGCTTATTTCCCGAAGAACACCAACGATCTCGCGCGCGCTTTCCGAGAGATCGAGACCGAATTACGGAGCCAATATTTGGTCGCTTATTATCCCTCCAATCCTAATCCCGATGGGCGATTTCGTCAGATCGAGATCCGCGTTCCGACGCGCAAGGGGCTTCACATTCGCCATCGGCGCGGCTATATCCTTTAG